A single region of the Serinus canaria isolate serCan28SL12 chromosome 11, serCan2020, whole genome shotgun sequence genome encodes:
- the CETP gene encoding cholesteryl ester transfer protein: MKAASASVKNHLVSQLSLLWLRMCWADRMVLGTFSILLGLVHAAAACEFGPFPYRGTGIVCRMTKPAALLLNRETAQVIQAAFRNAQFPNITGERSMRLLGRVAYGLSDIQVNDLSIERSEVELKEDSAIHISIRNVTALFKGTLTYGYAGAWFLQLFHSVDFEIDSSIDLQLNINLMCQKDQVAPDASDCYLTFHKLTLHLQGDKQPGWLKQLFTDFISFTLKLVLKREVCKEINAVAQTLTSFIIDLAANFVRDKDIAVDISLASDPVIKATYIESHHRGTVLYKNNSSMLSDSVFSPSLLTESRMLYFWLAEHSLSSLAAAAFLDGQLVLNLTGEKLQELFEMEDTEVQRKAVQMIFQGTSYNDSVAKVWSLSQPQISFQPEGTMVRSSVAVEVSILLAGEEPLVALYMEKEITATIQATYADKKLILQPVDSSVVIKVFKCTADPSGEDPSIQSFLQNMILVAGIPEVTSSIGSALTSLLNSKRLDLFDIINPEIITRKGYVIVQLDFGFPSHLLLNFLEKGL; this comes from the exons ATGAAAGCAGCCTCTGCCTCCGTCAAGAATCACTTGGTCTctcagctctctctgctctggctgaggATGTGCTGGGCTGACAGGATGGTGCTGGGGACCTTCAGCATCCTGCTAGGGCTTGTCCACGCAGCAGCAGCCTGCGAGTTTGGGCCCTTTCCCTACCGAGGCACGGGGATCGTCTGCAGGATGACCAAGCCCGCGGCATTGCTGT TGAACCGGGAAACAGCCCAGGTCATCCAGGCAGCCTTCAGAAACGCCCAGTTCCCAAACATCACCGGGGAGAGGTCCATGAGGCTCCTCGGCAGGGTGGCCTATGGGCTCAGCGA CATCCAGGTCAATGACTTGTCCATCGAGAGGAGTGAGGTGGAGCTCAAGGAGGACAGTGCCATCCACATCTCCATTAGAAACGTGACAGCCTTGTTCAAAGGGACCCTGACCTACGGCTACGCCGGGGCCTGGTT CTTGCAGCTTTTTCATTCAGTTGATTTTGAAATTGATTCTTCCATTGATCTCCAGCTAAATATCAATCTGA TGTGCCAAAAGGACCAAGTGGCTCCTGATGCTTCAGATTGCTACCTGACTTTCCACAAACTCACACTTCACCTCCAAGGAGACAAGCA ACCTGGCTGGCTGAAGCAGCTCTTCACAGATTTCATCTCCTTCACGCTGAAGCTTGTCCTCAAGAGGGAG GTGTGCAAGGAAATAAATGCTGTTGCTCAGACGCTGACAAGTTTTATAATTGATTTAGCAG ccaATTTTGTCCGGGACAAGGACATCGCTGTCGACATCTCCCTCGCATCAGATCCTGTCATAAAAGCAACATACATAGAATCCCACCACAGG ggCACTGTGCTGTACAAGAACAACTCCAGCATGCTCAGTGACTCTGttttctccccatccctgctgacCGAGTCCCGGATGCTCTACTTCTGGCTGGCCgagcacagcctcagctccctggctgctgcagccttccTGGATGGGCAGCTGGTGCTGAACCTCACGGGGGAGAAACTCCAG GAGCTGTTTGAGATGGAAGACACAGAAGTGCAGAGGAAGGCAGTGCAGATG ATTTTCCAAGGCACCTCCTACAATGACTCTGTGGCCAAGGTGTGGAGTCTCAGCCAGCCCCAGATTTCCTTTCAGCCTGAAGGGACAATGGTGAGGTCCTCGGTGGCAGTGGAGGTCAGCATCCTCCTGGCAGGAGAAGAACCCCTGGTGGCCCTGTACATGGAGAAG GAAATCACAGCCACCATCCAAGCTACCTATGCAGACAAGAAACTCATTTTGCAGCCTGTGGACTCGAG TGTAGTGATTAAAGTGTTTAAATGCACAGCTGATCCAAGTGGG gaGGACCCATCCATACAAAGCTTCCTGCAGAATATGATCTTGGTTGCTGGCATTCCAGAAGTAACTTCAA GCATTGGATCAGCTCTGACTTCACTGCTGAACAGCAAAAGGCTTGATCTCTTTGATATCATAAATCCTGAGATCATTACCAGAAAG GGATATGTAATTGTACAGCTTGACTTTGGCTTCCCAAGTCATTTGCTTCTTAATTTTCTTGAGAAAGGTTTGTAG